The segment TCGCGgcgcctctcgccctcctccttctcctcctggtgCTCGTCCCTCTCCGCTCCTCGCTCGCCCTCGAACTGGGCTTCCCCTCGCTCACTTCGGACTTCCGCCCTCCTCTCGACGTGAAAGGGCGTCCGTCGGAGGGACGCGAGGCGCCACGCCAGGGCCTGTGGTCCTACATCCGACATCGGCCTCAAACGAAGCGGCAGCTGGACGAGTTGATCCCCGGCCTCCTTCGGCACTACTCGGAGCAGGACGTGGAGGCCGCCTCCAGGTCCGAGTACAAGGCGGTGCCCTTCGCCATCGTGCACACGTCCCAGATGCTCCACCGCGGAATCAACTGCACTGCGCTCGACTCCAACCTCCACGAGAACCACATCAATCCCGAGCTTCAGCTGCGCCCCGACTGGATCCACATTTCCGAGCTCATCGGAGACTGTCCCACCCACTACGTGGCCCGGAAGCTGCCGCCCATGTACTCCCCGGCGGTGGTCATGGAGGCCGTGTGCACGTGCGAGGGATCCCAGTGCTCCAGGGACGGACACCAGTGCGTGTCGGTAACCCGCCACATCCCCGTGTGGGTTCGTCGGGGACCCAACATCCACGTGTTAGACGTGGAGGAACTGGCGGTGGCGTGCGCCTGCGTCAGGAGGCCCAGCGTCGGAGGGAACTTCATCTTCAGCCCCGCCGTCTACAGCTAGGAACTGACCCCGGCCCGCCACTTCACCCTTCGACCGACCGGATCCTGTTGCTTTAAGCATTTGTTCACCGAAATGGAACATATTCAGATTACTTGATGCTGAagcagaaaatatttatatatatatttattgggtAGATTTAAAAGTGCATATGACGACACTGTGTGTTCaagtgaaatacatacataccctaTGCTTTAACTTCTGAGCGATTCTTTAATCCACAATTTTGTGGTTTCTGCGTATAACGATttgtcatacatttttttcttgattcaaTAAATAGTATTACTGAATACATATCACCTACAGACCAGgtgaagattaaaaaaacaaaaacaaatgtaaaaggTTTTTCCTTTGAGCATCTTTTATAAAATTAATCCATACAcacaggatatatataaatatatatatatatatatatacatatatatatatatatatatatatatatatatatatatatatagtgtatgaataaaacataatttgaaagtttctggaataaaaaaaataaaacattcacaAAATGAATGAAACATTTTATTGTTCCTGGTTTACCATTCTAGAAGAGAATTCTGCCCTTACCGGGGATGTCAGAAGTCCGTTCATGAATCGCAGAGTGATTCAGGAAAGCCGCTGACTGAACGTTTTTCGAAGTCAGAGCTGGCCCCGCATCCAAAACGCGTCGGGACATGTTCTTCAAGCAGCGGTTCTCACACAGGGTAAATACCCCCCTGGGCGTAGGGGAGTCGATTCTGAGGGGAGACAGGCACTTTCTAAAGACATGGTTCACTGGAGTAAACTGATAAGTAATTATGATGAATAACAAAACGAATAAATGGATAATTAAATGAAGTGATTAATAATGCGGATGTAAATATAATGGAATTCATCACaattcaaaaaatataaattaatttcagacatataaaacaatttaaaaaaacgaGCCTTCGGAAATTTCTCTTTCCTTAAACTTCACTTTACTGAAGAGGAATGTGTGTGGCGATCCATCAGGGTAACGGTGACAAAAGGCTATAGGCCGTAGGATGACATGGTATGGTGGCAAGACCCTTTCCACCAggctttgaccccaacatgccgaTGTCAGCACTCATAGTTGGGTCGACTGAAAGGGacgacatgtttatatatattcatatttatacatatatatatccatatacatatctgtatatatatatatatatgtcgagatcaatattgattcgacatttaaaagattaaaaaagttAAAATCGTAAAGATGTCTGGACTACGTAGAATTGTCTGTTGAAGTGTTCACAgttgaatgggagaggggggaggggagttagcAGATATTCATAACTGTTTTTCAGATAAATTTCTGCTATCAAAATGTTTGCTTTGCCCGGAAATTAAAGGTTGTAATGTTTGGTAAatgatttcctcttcgctagaggtgtttgtgtgtacgagttgccctaggtatatatacttgtctactacctctagcgcttcgccttgagcatgtatctgttcgaactgaactctactgttgaacatgatctaagtatatatatatatatatatatatatatatatatatatatatgtatgtatatatatatatatatatatatatatatatgtatatatacatatgtatatataagtatatatatacatatatatatatatatatatatatatatatatataacttccttAATCAGAATATTCTAGAAACCGGGTTAAGTTGCCAGTTATTTCTTAAGGCGCATTTTTTTATGAGAAACGCAAGCAAGCTGTGGTTTCGCTCGGTTTGCTTCGTCTTGCCGAAACAAACACATTCCCAACACCCAGCTTGCTAATCAGTGTGAACAATCTGCCGCAAAGTGAGATGGTTCTTTTCCCTTCGCTGTTAATAAGGGCAGTGAATTTGTCGAGGAGGATTTTTTAGTTATGGTTTTGCGTTAactgaagaagggagaggaaataagaatagaaaaaaaaaaaaaataattgacgtATTTAGAATCACAGAAGGTAAAGGATATCTAATCGTTCACattatagaacaaaaaaaaaaaaaaaaaaaaaaatctaacataaATGACAAAACTGGTCTCAATAAAGAGATAgtttaaaattaaaatatgaataataaaagcaCCCTTCAAACAAGCCCGgtatggccgggggggggggggggaggcagatggagacgatgaaggggggggggggggggagaagataggaTGGCATTAAGATCAGTTAATAAATAAAGTGAATGACAACACATATCATGAAAATTAAGATAAACCTAATCTTCATTTTGTCACAGACATCAAGATATTAATCAATTGGTTTACTAGATTAGGAAGTAAATATATTATCAAGAAAATTTATCTCTGTCGGCCATGTTTACAAAACCAAAtgatcaacatatacatatatatatatatatatatatatatatatatgtatatatatatatatatatatatatatatatatatgtgtgtgtgtgtgtgtgcgtgtgtgtgtgtgtgcgtgtgtgtgtgttgtgtgtgtgggcgtgtgtgtgtgcatgtgtgtgtatgtgtgggtgtgcgtgtgggtgtgcgtaagtgtgtgtgtgtgtgtgtgtgtgtgtgtgtgcgtgtgcgtgtgcgtgtgcgtgtgcgtgtgtgtgtgtgtgtgtgtgtgtgtgtgtgtgcattttaaatatatacagtatctccctcctctctctctctctccctctctctctctttcccttttctctctctctctctctctctctctctctctctctctctctctctctctctctttctctctctctcatctttgtctgtctctctcgctctctctctctctccctatatatatatatatatatatatatatatatatatatatatatatatatatatgtatgtatatatatacacacatatatacatatacacttatacatatattcgtgtatatattatatatatacatatatacacatatatacatatatatacataaatatatatacatatatatgtatatatatgcatatatatacttatacatacatatatatatacacccagacacacacacatacacacacacacacacacacacatgcatttatatgtacatacatgtatatatacatatatatacacatacatatatacacacacatgctgtatatatatacgcatatatacatatatgaatatgtatatatatatgtctatatatatatatatatatatatatatttatttgtttatacacacacacacacacatataggtttatatatacatatatatatatatatatatatatatatatatatatatatgtgtgtgtgtgtgtgtgtgtgtgtgtgtgtgtgtgtgtgtgtgtatgtatatataaatatatatccatatatatatatatatatatatatatatatatatatattcacacacacacacacacacacacacacacacacacacacacacacacacacacacacatatatatatatatatatatatatatatatgtgtgtgtgtgtgtgtgtgtgtgtgtatgtgtgtgtagatagataggtacacatgcatatatatatatatatatatatatatatatatatatatatatatatagtgtgtgtgtgtgcgtgtgtttgtgtgtgtgtgtgtgtgtatgtacgtgtgtgtgtattttacatatgtacattacatctatctatctgtctatctatctttctatatacatagatagatacacacatatatatacacgcatacataagaTAGTCCATCTACCTGCCTGCATATTTTCCCGTTCATGCAGCTTCTTCGCCCTATTTGTCTGTGCAAGAGCACGGTATGAGGAACATAAAGAAAAGGTTATTATCAAGTGTTTCGTGGGCTCGTTTACTTTTCGGACTTTGAAACTATGCATATGTTTTCATATTAGATTATAAAATCACAGAGCTTATTGaagaatatttctctctctctttactttcctctccACAGACAACTTTTTAGAACTATTTGTTCGTCCATATGTAAAACATTTAAATGAGTTGTTAAGAAAGCAGTCGAGGGAAAAGTAAAATTGCTAGGTTTCCTGGGTTTCCCTTCCTCGTTTTATTCTTGTAATTACAGTAATTACAAACCTTGTTAAGCACAGGTGACCAGTCGTTTCTGTCGTGTGCGAGGATGCGCGGGCGGCACAGGCTGTATAAAAGGCTGTCAGCTTCCCCCGACTTCCACCTGTTCGCCATGGCGCCTCGCACAGCTCCCGTCCTGTCCCAGCTCGCGgcgcctctcgccctcctccttctcctcctggtgCTCGTCCCTCTCCGCTCCTCGCTCGCCCTCGAACTGGGCTTCCCCTCGCTCACTTCGGACTTCCGGCCTCCTCTCGACGTGAAAGGGCGTCCGTCGGAGGGACGCGAGGCGCCGCGCCAGGGCCTGTGGTCCTACATCCGACATCGGCCTCAAACGAAGCGGCA is part of the Penaeus chinensis breed Huanghai No. 1 chromosome 35, ASM1920278v2, whole genome shotgun sequence genome and harbors:
- the LOC125043989 gene encoding uncharacterized protein LOC125043989, which produces MFARTLSACRYEYIRLSASPDSHLFAMAPRTAPVLSQLAAPLALLLLLLVLVPLRSSLALELGFPSLTSDFRPPLDVKGRPSEGREAPRQGLWSYIRHRPQTKRQLDELIPGLLRHYSEQDVEAASRSEYKAVPFAIVHTSQMLHRGINCTALDSNLHENHINPELQLRPDWIHISELIGDCPTHYVARKLPPMYSPAVVMEAVCTCEGSQCSRDGHQCVSVTRHIPVWVRRGPNIHVLDVEELAVACACVRRPSVGGNFIFSPAVYS